The DNA region GTAACATTATTAAGGGGGAACTTTTTTTGTCGATTGAAGTAGGCAGCAAGGTACAAGGTAAAGTAACAGGTATTACTAATTTTGGAGCTTTTGTTGAATTGCCAGGAGGCTCAACAGGTCTTGTGCATATCAGTGAAGTTGCTGATAGCTATGTAAAAGACGTAAATGATCACCTCAAAGTAGGCGACCAAATTGAAGTAAAAGTAATTAGTGAAAAAGACGGTAAAACTGCCTTGTCCATTAAACAAGCTATAGACAGACCTGAAGGACAAACATCTTCTTATTCCAAGCGTCCACCACGCCAAGGAAGAGATGATAGGAACTCTAAGGACTTCCGTTCAAAAAGCAATTTTAAACCAAAGGAAAATTTTGAAGATAAGATGGCTCGTTTTTTAAAGACTAGCGAAGAAAACTTAACTAGTATTAAACGCAGCACCGAAACAAAACGCGGCGGCAGAGGCGGAAGAC from Neobacillus sp. FSL H8-0543 includes:
- a CDS encoding S1 domain-containing RNA-binding protein, which produces MSIEVGSKVQGKVTGITNFGAFVELPGGSTGLVHISEVADSYVKDVNDHLKVGDQIEVKVISEKDGKTALSIKQAIDRPEGQTSSYSKRPPRQGRDDRNSKDFRSKSNFKPKENFEDKMARFLKTSEENLTSIKRSTETKRGGRGGRRG